A single genomic interval of Neisseria leonii harbors:
- a CDS encoding RNA-binding S4 domain-containing protein, giving the protein MHATVYLQESEYIALCDLIKLAGLAESGGQAKALIADGRVLRNGTVETRKTAKIRGGEVIELDGAVLEVENGDDPES; this is encoded by the coding sequence ATGCACGCCACCGTTTACCTGCAAGAGAGCGAATACATCGCCTTGTGCGACCTCATCAAACTGGCCGGACTCGCCGAGAGCGGCGGACAGGCCAAAGCCCTGATTGCCGACGGGCGGGTGTTGCGCAACGGCACGGTCGAAACCCGCAAAACCGCCAAAATACGCGGCGGCGAAGTGATCGAACTGGACGGCGCGGTTCTGGAAGTGGAAAACGGCGATGATCCCGAAAGCTGA
- a CDS encoding oxidoreductase-like domain-containing protein translates to MIPKAEQARLAALLGETLLEEPEAPADWECCGSECGDACIQTIYSNSRAAYLAQQNRLKQLAENKQAV, encoded by the coding sequence ATGATCCCGAAAGCTGAACAGGCGCGGCTGGCCGCCCTTCTGGGCGAAACCCTGCTGGAAGAACCCGAAGCCCCCGCAGATTGGGAATGTTGCGGCAGCGAATGCGGCGATGCCTGTATCCAAACGATTTACAGCAACAGCAGAGCCGCCTACCTTGCCCAGCAAAACCGCCTGAAACAGCTGGCCGAAAACAAACAGGCCGTCTGA
- a CDS encoding PHP domain-containing protein translates to MIDLHCHSHISDGALSPAEVVRLAHANGCTLLALTDHDHTGGLAQARAEAQKCGLRLINGVEISVTWRKRTIHIVGLDFNDTDTDLQNLLSAVRQGRLKRLAAIAAKLEKLGITGAYGGALAQAANPEMASRTHIAEYLMKQGFVRNKQQAFTKYLGDGKPAAVSHEWTDLPSAVAAINGAGGLAVIAHPMRYGFSATAKRNLFEEFKALGGAGIEVHSGSSDKNDRMNYALLADRCGLMASAGSDFHRLGDYGGGILGACPELPANCRPVWQAFREPHTV, encoded by the coding sequence ATGATTGATCTACACTGCCATTCCCATATTTCCGACGGCGCACTCAGTCCTGCCGAAGTCGTCCGCCTGGCACACGCCAACGGCTGCACCCTGCTCGCGCTGACCGACCACGACCACACCGGCGGCCTCGCCCAAGCGCGTGCAGAAGCACAAAAATGCGGCCTGCGCCTGATTAACGGCGTGGAAATCTCCGTTACGTGGCGCAAACGCACCATCCACATCGTCGGACTGGATTTCAACGACACCGACACTGATCTGCAAAACCTGCTGTCCGCCGTACGCCAAGGCCGTCTGAAACGCCTGGCTGCCATCGCCGCCAAACTGGAAAAACTCGGCATCACGGGGGCATACGGAGGCGCGCTGGCACAGGCCGCCAACCCCGAAATGGCCTCGCGCACCCACATTGCCGAATATCTGATGAAACAGGGCTTTGTGCGCAACAAGCAGCAGGCGTTTACCAAATATCTGGGCGACGGCAAACCGGCCGCCGTGTCGCACGAATGGACGGATTTGCCTTCTGCGGTTGCCGCCATCAACGGCGCGGGCGGACTGGCCGTCATCGCCCACCCCATGCGCTACGGTTTTTCCGCCACCGCCAAACGCAACCTGTTTGAAGAATTTAAAGCCTTGGGCGGCGCGGGCATCGAGGTGCACAGCGGCAGCAGCGACAAAAACGACCGCATGAACTACGCCCTACTGGCCGATCGCTGCGGCCTGATGGCCAGCGCAGGCAGCGATTTCCACCGGCTCGGAGATTACGGAGGCGGCATATTGGGCGCCTGCCCCGAACTGCCCGCCAACTGCCGCCCCGTCTGGCAGGCCTTCCGCGAACCCCATACCGTCTGA
- a CDS encoding adhesin, whose amino-acid sequence MKKVLSAALFTVASLAAGMAQANNISDTAVSRTAVKYTCQQGKKITVTYGFNKQKLPVYAEAHVNGKTRHMPINLHRSDNVDTIFGDENNFSLSTDGMTRSNVRKKAVMITSPASEILYKSCKPR is encoded by the coding sequence ATGAAAAAAGTTTTATCTGCCGCACTCTTTACCGTTGCCTCTTTGGCCGCAGGCATGGCACAGGCCAACAACATCTCGGACACCGCCGTCAGCAGAACCGCCGTCAAATACACCTGCCAGCAAGGCAAAAAAATCACTGTTACCTACGGTTTCAACAAGCAGAAACTGCCCGTTTACGCCGAAGCCCATGTAAACGGCAAAACCCGCCATATGCCGATTAATCTGCACCGTTCGGACAATGTGGACACCATTTTCGGCGACGAAAACAACTTCTCGCTGAGCACCGACGGCATGACCCGCAGCAACGTACGCAAAAAAGCCGTGATGATCACCTCTCCGGCTTCGGAAATTCTCTACAAATCCTGCAAACCGCGCTAA
- a CDS encoding tetratricopeptide repeat protein, whose amino-acid sequence MNFTPCKLLAPAAAALLCLSAPAAGPADFKAAETAYESGNYTETFRLLLPKAGQGDAVAQYLIGVKYMTGDGVPQDYGQALTWFRKAAEQGAAIAQITIGAMYFSGEGVPQDFGQARFWLQKAAQNKNQEARKLAVEALNQLEQMNR is encoded by the coding sequence ATGAATTTTACGCCCTGCAAACTGCTTGCGCCGGCCGCCGCTGCCCTGCTCTGCCTGTCCGCCCCCGCGGCCGGTCCGGCAGATTTCAAAGCGGCAGAGACCGCCTATGAAAGCGGAAACTATACAGAAACATTCCGTTTGCTCTTGCCGAAAGCCGGGCAGGGAGATGCGGTTGCGCAGTACCTGATCGGTGTCAAGTATATGACAGGCGACGGTGTGCCGCAGGACTATGGTCAGGCTTTGACTTGGTTCCGCAAGGCCGCAGAACAGGGTGCTGCCATAGCACAAATCACTATCGGTGCCATGTATTTTAGTGGCGAAGGCGTGCCGCAGGACTTCGGCCAAGCCCGTTTCTGGCTGCAAAAAGCCGCACAAAATAAGAATCAGGAAGCCCGCAAATTAGCTGTGGAGGCTTTAAATCAGTTGGAACAGATGAACAGATAA
- a CDS encoding L-threonylcarbamoyladenylate synthase produces the protein MAQFFAIHPDNPQERLIKQAADIIRQGGVAVYPTDSCYALGCRLGDKEAMERILRIRQIDQKHHLTLMCADLRELGTYAKVDNSQFRQLKAATPGSYTFILPATKEVPNRTLHPKRKTIGLRVPDNQTALALLAELGEPLLSCTLMLPENDEPLTDPYEIRDRLEHSVDLVIDGGWCGTEPTTVIDMTDGVELIREGKGDKSLFGL, from the coding sequence ATGGCACAATTTTTCGCAATACACCCCGACAATCCGCAAGAGCGCCTGATCAAACAGGCCGCCGACATCATCAGACAGGGCGGCGTGGCGGTTTACCCTACCGACTCCTGTTACGCGCTCGGCTGCCGCCTGGGCGACAAAGAAGCGATGGAGCGCATTTTGCGTATCCGCCAAATCGACCAGAAACACCATCTGACCTTGATGTGCGCCGATTTGCGCGAACTGGGCACCTACGCCAAAGTGGACAACAGTCAGTTCCGCCAACTGAAAGCCGCCACCCCCGGCAGCTACACCTTTATCCTGCCCGCCACCAAAGAAGTGCCCAACCGCACCCTGCACCCCAAACGCAAAACCATCGGCCTGCGCGTACCCGACAACCAAACCGCCCTTGCGCTGCTGGCCGAACTGGGCGAGCCGCTGCTCTCCTGCACCCTGATGCTGCCCGAAAACGACGAACCGTTAACCGACCCTTACGAAATCCGCGACCGCCTCGAACACAGCGTCGACTTGGTCATCGACGGCGGCTGGTGCGGCACCGAACCGACCACCGTCATTGATATGACCGACGGTGTCGAACTCATACGCGAAGGCAAGGGCGACAAAAGCCTGTTCGGCCTGTAA
- a CDS encoding site-2 protease family protein produces MMQNFDLGIFLLAVLPVLLAITVHEAAHGYMARHYGDRTAEQLGRLTLNPLAHIDPIGTIVVPAVMFFTTGFLFGWAKPVPVVPRHFRDMRMGMRMVAVAGPLANLAMMFGWAVLMGLSPLVPESFQFPLGKMAQYGISINAVLFVLNMLPVLPLDGGRFVDSFLPARASMNFRKIEPYGMWIIVILLITGLLGKIMQPFLMLIFGAVNQFMRLFGG; encoded by the coding sequence ATCATGCAAAATTTCGATTTGGGCATTTTTCTGCTGGCCGTGCTGCCCGTCCTGCTGGCGATTACGGTACACGAAGCCGCCCACGGCTATATGGCGCGCCACTACGGCGACCGCACCGCCGAACAGCTCGGCCGCCTGACGCTCAACCCGCTGGCACACATCGATCCGATCGGCACCATCGTCGTGCCCGCAGTCATGTTTTTTACCACCGGTTTTCTGTTCGGCTGGGCCAAACCCGTTCCCGTCGTGCCGCGCCACTTCCGCGATATGCGGATGGGTATGCGTATGGTGGCCGTAGCCGGACCGCTGGCGAATCTGGCCATGATGTTCGGCTGGGCAGTGCTGATGGGACTCTCACCGCTGGTACCCGAAAGTTTCCAATTCCCGCTGGGCAAGATGGCGCAATACGGTATTTCCATCAACGCCGTACTGTTCGTACTCAATATGCTGCCGGTTCTGCCGCTGGACGGCGGCCGTTTTGTGGACAGCTTCCTGCCCGCCCGCGCTTCGATGAATTTCCGCAAAATCGAGCCCTACGGCATGTGGATCATCGTTATCCTGCTGATAACCGGCCTGCTGGGCAAAATCATGCAGCCTTTCCTGATGCTGATTTTCGGCGCAGTCAATCAGTTTATGCGCCTGTTCGGCGGCTGA
- the phoR gene encoding phosphate regulon sensor histidine kinase PhoR: protein MQKFWWALSKGLFALLPAALAGYAVYGWAGLFAAVAAVLAVQLAVQLYYTARLSAWLAYPKSSKIPAADGLWGSVFDRLLAQNKSRKKRKQKLAQALQRFNRAAEAMPNAVMILDAEGRISWMNSLAVQYLNLDFRDWGGILHNVVRLPEFQSFLAAPVQEAAELKLTLPRRPVGERHLHCLLVPFERGSRLLIVRDVSEAEKLNATRTAFVANVSHELRTPLTVINGFLETIADMPQMPPEQIQQFVAIMRKEGSRMQTLLSDLLTLSRLESGVPGEPVPLDLSALAASLVEEGSRLSDGRHRIRSRITPDLWVNGVYTDLYNALSNIVFNAVRYTPAGGEIEVSLEPLLPGNPFMLPDVRFAVRDNGPGIAAEHLPHLAERFYRVDKGRSRQSGGTGLGLAITKHALAEHGAVLQIDSEVGVGSEFSTVLKQSAPAWCGTAESAV, encoded by the coding sequence ATGCAGAAGTTTTGGTGGGCGTTGTCCAAAGGGCTGTTTGCACTGTTGCCGGCCGCGCTGGCCGGCTACGCGGTATACGGCTGGGCAGGGCTGTTTGCCGCCGTGGCGGCGGTGCTGGCGGTGCAGTTGGCGGTGCAGCTTTATTATACTGCGCGCCTGTCGGCTTGGCTGGCCTATCCGAAAAGCAGCAAAATCCCCGCCGCAGACGGCCTGTGGGGCAGTGTGTTCGACCGTCTGCTGGCACAGAACAAAAGCCGCAAAAAGCGCAAGCAGAAGCTCGCGCAGGCCTTGCAGCGTTTCAACCGCGCGGCCGAGGCCATGCCCAACGCTGTGATGATTCTCGATGCGGAAGGCCGTATCAGCTGGATGAACAGCCTGGCCGTGCAGTATCTGAATCTGGATTTCCGCGATTGGGGCGGTATTCTGCACAACGTCGTGCGCCTGCCCGAATTTCAGAGTTTTCTGGCCGCACCGGTGCAGGAGGCGGCCGAACTGAAACTGACCCTGCCGCGCCGGCCGGTGGGCGAACGGCATTTGCACTGCCTGCTGGTGCCGTTTGAGCGGGGCAGCCGCCTGCTGATTGTGCGCGATGTCAGCGAAGCGGAAAAACTCAATGCCACGCGCACGGCGTTTGTCGCCAATGTCTCGCACGAGCTGCGTACCCCGCTTACCGTCATTAACGGCTTTCTCGAAACCATCGCCGATATGCCGCAGATGCCGCCGGAGCAGATACAGCAGTTTGTCGCCATCATGCGTAAGGAAGGCAGCAGAATGCAGACGCTGCTCTCCGACCTGCTCACGCTTTCACGTCTGGAATCGGGCGTGCCGGGCGAGCCTGTGCCGCTGGATTTGTCGGCACTGGCCGCCTCGCTGGTGGAAGAAGGATCGCGCCTTTCAGACGGCCGCCACCGTATCCGCAGCCGTATCACGCCCGATTTGTGGGTAAACGGCGTTTATACCGATCTGTACAACGCTTTGAGCAATATTGTTTTCAATGCCGTGCGCTATACGCCCGCAGGCGGAGAAATCGAGGTGTCGCTGGAACCGCTGCTTCCGGGCAATCCCTTCATGCTGCCCGATGTGCGTTTTGCGGTGCGGGACAACGGGCCGGGCATTGCCGCCGAACACCTGCCGCATTTGGCCGAGCGGTTTTACCGCGTGGACAAAGGCAGAAGCCGCCAGAGCGGCGGTACCGGCCTGGGCTTGGCGATTACCAAACACGCTCTGGCCGAACACGGCGCGGTCTTGCAGATTGACAGCGAAGTGGGCGTAGGCAGCGAATTTTCCACCGTACTCAAACAGAGTGCGCCGGCGTGGTGTGGGACGGCGGAAAGTGCGGTATGA
- the phoB gene encoding phosphate regulon transcriptional regulator PhoB, which yields MADVRILVVEDEESIQALIRFSLEQAGFVVETVESVEAAKPLLAAALPDVVLVDWMLPGASGVQFVRQLRQEERSRDLPIILLTARSEDADKEQGLNQGADDYLTKPFSPRELVARINALLRRRAPQKTSECIEIEGLKLDPSEQRVFGGSIPVNFGPTEFRLLHFFMTHTERVYSRRQLLDLVWGDHVFVEERTVDVHIRRLRRALEPSGYDGFIQTVRGSGYRFSSKKAV from the coding sequence ATGGCTGATGTGCGCATATTGGTGGTCGAAGACGAAGAATCGATTCAGGCGCTGATCCGCTTTTCTTTGGAACAGGCGGGTTTTGTGGTAGAGACGGTAGAGAGTGTGGAGGCGGCCAAGCCGCTTCTGGCGGCGGCGCTGCCCGATGTGGTGCTGGTCGACTGGATGCTGCCGGGAGCTTCGGGCGTGCAGTTTGTGCGCCAGCTGCGGCAGGAAGAGCGCAGCCGCGACCTGCCGATTATTTTGCTGACGGCACGCAGCGAAGATGCGGATAAGGAGCAGGGGCTGAATCAGGGTGCCGACGATTATCTGACCAAGCCGTTTTCGCCGCGCGAGCTGGTGGCACGCATCAATGCCCTGCTGCGCCGCCGTGCGCCGCAGAAAACCAGCGAGTGCATCGAAATCGAGGGTTTGAAGCTGGATCCGTCTGAGCAGCGTGTTTTCGGCGGCAGTATACCGGTCAATTTCGGCCCGACCGAGTTCAGACTGCTGCATTTTTTTATGACGCACACCGAGCGGGTTTACAGCCGCCGCCAACTGCTCGACTTGGTGTGGGGCGACCATGTGTTTGTCGAGGAACGCACGGTGGACGTGCATATCCGCCGCCTGCGCCGCGCGCTCGAACCCAGCGGGTATGACGGCTTTATCCAGACCGTGCGCGGCTCGGGTTACCGCTTTTCATCGAAAAAGGCCGTCTGA
- a CDS encoding nitronate monooxygenase family protein, producing MFGRYGLIQAPMAGVQDSALAVAACRAGAVGSLPAAMLDAETLAAELARIQAAVGTAKYNVNFFAHRTPQISAAQRDAWHQQLQPYFEAFGLCMADIPADGGRRPFDGAALDVVRRFRVPVVSFHFGLPEPHLLAALKACGVEIWSSATTVEEAVWLEKNGADAVIAQGLEAGGHRGMFLSPDVTRQMGLFSLLPNIVRAVSCPVIAAGGIATPEAVSAAKALGAAAVQAGTAFLLADEAKTSAAHRAALQSAQAHDTVLTNLFSGGLARGIRNRFMDEAGPVSPYALPFPAAGAAAGMLKAAAERAGSSAFSSFWAGQSAALATSGSTAEIVRYLTGGGSVI from the coding sequence ATGTTCGGACGATACGGTTTGATTCAGGCACCGATGGCCGGTGTACAGGATTCCGCATTGGCGGTTGCCGCCTGCCGTGCCGGGGCGGTGGGTTCGCTGCCGGCCGCCATGCTGGACGCGGAAACGCTGGCGGCGGAATTGGCACGGATTCAGGCAGCGGTCGGAACGGCCAAATACAATGTCAATTTTTTCGCCCACCGTACGCCGCAGATCAGTGCGGCACAACGCGATGCGTGGCATCAACAGTTGCAGCCGTATTTCGAGGCTTTCGGCTTGTGCATGGCGGATATTCCGGCAGACGGCGGCCGCCGCCCGTTTGACGGTGCCGCGCTGGACGTCGTGCGCCGCTTCCGCGTGCCGGTCGTCAGTTTCCACTTCGGCCTGCCCGAACCGCACCTGCTGGCGGCACTCAAAGCCTGCGGTGTCGAAATCTGGTCGAGCGCGACCACGGTGGAAGAGGCGGTGTGGTTGGAGAAGAACGGTGCCGATGCCGTGATTGCGCAGGGCTTGGAAGCGGGCGGGCACCGGGGTATGTTTCTCAGCCCCGACGTAACGCGCCAAATGGGGCTGTTTTCGCTGCTGCCCAATATCGTGCGCGCGGTATCGTGCCCGGTTATTGCCGCAGGCGGCATCGCCACACCCGAAGCGGTGTCGGCGGCCAAAGCGCTCGGTGCGGCGGCGGTTCAGGCCGGGACGGCTTTCCTGCTGGCCGACGAAGCGAAAACGTCTGCCGCCCACCGTGCCGCGCTGCAAAGCGCGCAGGCACACGATACGGTGCTGACCAATCTGTTCAGCGGCGGTTTGGCGCGCGGTATCCGCAACCGCTTTATGGATGAAGCCGGACCGGTCAGCCCGTATGCGCTACCGTTCCCGGCAGCAGGTGCGGCGGCCGGTATGCTCAAAGCCGCCGCCGAACGGGCGGGCAGCAGTGCATTTTCGTCATTTTGGGCGGGGCAGAGTGCGGCGTTGGCCACAAGCGGCAGCACGGCGGAAATTGTGCGTTATCTGACGGGCGGTGGATCTGTCATCTGA
- the proB gene encoding glutamate 5-kinase, translating to MKTGNELQLAKRIVVKVGSSLVTAGGRGIDQKAIERWAAQIVELKAQGVQVVWVSSGAIAEGIKRLGWTARPTALNELQAAAAVGQMGIAQAYENAFRPYGVHTAQILLTHDDLSNRTRYLNARSTLNTLLAKGIVPVINENDTVTTDEIKLGDNDTLGALAANLVDADALLILTDQDGLYDSDPRKNPQAAFISRIEADHPDLERMAGGAGSGVGTGGMYTKVRAAKRAALGGAVTVVASGSEENVLLRLFRGESVGTLFTSSHSRVAARKQWLLGHVQTAGRVVVDAGAEKALTEGRRSLLPVGCTACEGHFRRGELVAVVGADGNEIARGLVNYGSGELVRILRTPSEGIAGKLGYALEDEVIHRDNMAHW from the coding sequence ATGAAAACGGGAAACGAATTGCAGCTGGCCAAGCGGATTGTCGTCAAGGTGGGTTCCAGTCTGGTAACGGCCGGGGGCAGGGGCATCGACCAAAAGGCGATTGAGCGTTGGGCGGCGCAGATTGTCGAACTGAAAGCGCAGGGCGTACAGGTGGTGTGGGTGTCCAGCGGCGCGATTGCCGAGGGCATCAAGCGTTTGGGTTGGACGGCGCGCCCCACCGCGCTGAACGAATTGCAGGCCGCCGCCGCCGTCGGCCAGATGGGCATTGCACAGGCGTATGAAAACGCGTTCCGCCCCTACGGCGTGCATACGGCGCAAATCCTGCTTACCCACGACGATTTGAGCAACCGCACCCGCTATCTTAATGCGCGCAGTACGCTGAATACCTTACTGGCCAAAGGCATCGTGCCGGTCATCAACGAAAACGACACGGTGACCACCGACGAAATCAAGCTCGGCGACAACGACACTTTGGGCGCGCTGGCGGCCAATCTGGTGGACGCCGATGCGCTGCTGATTCTGACGGATCAAGACGGCCTCTACGACAGCGACCCACGCAAAAATCCGCAGGCAGCATTCATCAGCCGTATCGAAGCCGACCACCCCGATTTGGAGCGTATGGCGGGCGGTGCGGGCAGCGGCGTGGGTACGGGCGGCATGTACACCAAAGTGCGCGCGGCCAAGCGGGCGGCTCTGGGCGGGGCGGTAACCGTGGTGGCGTCGGGCAGCGAGGAAAATGTTTTGCTGCGCCTGTTTCGCGGCGAATCCGTCGGCACGCTGTTTACCAGCAGCCACAGCCGCGTAGCCGCACGCAAACAGTGGCTGCTCGGCCATGTTCAGACGGCCGGGCGCGTGGTGGTGGACGCAGGGGCGGAAAAAGCCCTCACCGAAGGGCGGCGCAGTCTGCTGCCGGTGGGCTGCACCGCCTGTGAAGGGCATTTCCGGCGCGGCGAGTTGGTGGCCGTGGTGGGGGCGGACGGAAACGAAATCGCGCGCGGCCTGGTGAATTACGGCAGCGGCGAGCTGGTGCGGATCCTGAGGACACCTTCCGAGGGCATTGCCGGGAAACTGGGCTACGCATTGGAAGACGAAGTGATACACCGCGACAATATGGCACACTGGTAA
- a CDS encoding DUF2818 family protein, which produces MTAPMYILIVLALIFANLPFVVPRWFGVVPLAEKRFVHHLTELAAGYALMAALAYLLESRAGSVYPKIWEFFVITVCLYLVAAFPGFVWRYFWQVKHKQ; this is translated from the coding sequence ATGACCGCACCGATGTATATTCTGATTGTTCTGGCATTGATTTTCGCCAATCTGCCGTTTGTCGTGCCGCGCTGGTTCGGCGTAGTGCCTCTGGCAGAAAAACGCTTTGTCCACCATCTGACCGAACTGGCGGCGGGGTATGCGCTGATGGCCGCGCTGGCGTATCTGCTGGAAAGCCGCGCGGGCAGCGTGTATCCGAAAATCTGGGAATTTTTTGTGATTACCGTCTGCCTGTATCTGGTGGCGGCTTTCCCCGGATTCGTATGGCGTTATTTCTGGCAGGTCAAACACAAACAGTAA
- the nuoN gene encoding NADH-quinone oxidoreductase subunit NuoN: MNVTGLNLISALPEIVLLSALCTILLADLWLKDAQRHITHYLSLGALVLTAAAQWAVWQSGSSAAFGGMYLSDGMAQFAKMSMYVALFALLVYAKPYNQARAMFQGEFYTLSLFALLGMSVMASAGHFLTAYIGLELLSLALYAMIALRRDAADAAEAALKYFVLGALASGLLLYGISLIYGAAGSLDFARITAAVHAGQANGLLLLLGTVFVVAALAFKLGAVPFHMWVPDVYQGAPTSVAALVGTVPKVAAVVFSFRILIGALEAYAGEWSPMLAVLAVVSLLAGNLAAVMQTNIKRMLAYSTISHMGFVLLAFMGGIWGFSAAMYYAVAYLATGLAGFGILMLLSDETGECENISDLNGLNQRNAWYAFLMLLVMFSMAGIPPLMGFYAKFAVLKTLLAQGHIWLPVFAVLMSLIGAFYYLRVVKAMYFDEAGNRGAVAGDSAAKVLLSANALLLLVWGILPQSVMDWCVRALQNAF, encoded by the coding sequence ATGAACGTAACCGGTTTGAATTTAATCAGCGCATTGCCCGAAATCGTTTTGCTTTCGGCTTTGTGTACGATATTGCTGGCGGATTTGTGGCTGAAGGATGCGCAACGCCACATTACCCACTATCTGAGCCTGGGCGCGCTGGTTTTGACTGCCGCCGCCCAATGGGCGGTGTGGCAGAGCGGCAGCAGCGCAGCTTTCGGCGGTATGTATCTTTCAGACGGCATGGCGCAGTTTGCCAAGATGAGTATGTACGTCGCCCTGTTTGCCCTGCTGGTTTACGCCAAGCCGTATAATCAGGCGCGCGCGATGTTTCAGGGCGAGTTTTATACGCTGTCGCTGTTTGCCCTGCTGGGTATGAGCGTGATGGCTTCGGCCGGCCATTTTCTGACGGCCTATATCGGCTTGGAACTGCTTTCGCTCGCGCTGTACGCCATGATTGCCCTGCGCCGCGATGCGGCCGATGCGGCCGAGGCGGCATTGAAGTATTTTGTGCTGGGTGCGCTGGCTTCCGGCCTGTTGCTGTACGGCATTTCGCTGATTTACGGCGCCGCCGGTTCGCTGGATTTCGCCCGGATCACGGCCGCCGTCCATGCCGGACAGGCCAACGGTCTGCTGCTGTTGCTCGGTACGGTGTTTGTGGTGGCGGCGTTGGCGTTCAAACTCGGTGCGGTGCCGTTCCATATGTGGGTACCCGATGTGTATCAGGGCGCACCCACATCAGTGGCCGCGCTGGTGGGTACGGTGCCCAAAGTGGCGGCGGTGGTGTTTTCGTTCCGCATCTTAATCGGCGCTTTGGAGGCTTATGCGGGCGAATGGTCGCCCATGCTGGCGGTGTTGGCGGTGGTATCGCTGCTGGCGGGTAATCTGGCGGCCGTGATGCAGACCAATATCAAGCGTATGCTCGCGTATTCGACCATTTCGCATATGGGCTTTGTGCTGCTGGCATTTATGGGCGGCATATGGGGTTTTTCCGCCGCCATGTATTATGCCGTTGCCTATTTGGCGACCGGTCTGGCCGGTTTCGGCATTCTGATGCTGTTGTCGGACGAAACCGGCGAATGCGAAAACATCAGCGATTTGAACGGGCTGAACCAGCGCAACGCATGGTATGCCTTCCTGATGCTGCTGGTCATGTTTTCGATGGCGGGCATTCCGCCGCTGATGGGTTTTTACGCCAAATTCGCGGTACTCAAAACCCTGCTGGCGCAAGGCCATATCTGGCTGCCGGTTTTTGCCGTGCTGATGAGCCTGATCGGCGCGTTCTACTACCTGCGTGTGGTCAAAGCCATGTATTTTGACGAGGCGGGCAACCGTGGCGCGGTGGCGGGCGATTCTGCCGCCAAAGTGCTGTTGTCGGCGAATGCGCTTTTGCTGCTGGTGTGGGGTATATTGCCGCAGAGCGTGATGGACTGGTGCGTACGCGCGCTGCAAAATGCGTTCTGA